The Rhododendron vialii isolate Sample 1 chromosome 6a, ASM3025357v1 genome includes a window with the following:
- the LOC131330138 gene encoding signaling peptide TAXIMIN 1, which translates to MCCGGQDGDCRPLGFLLGLPFAFLACLISLVGIIVWIVGLLLTCICPCCLCVTVIVELALELIKAPIHVIEWFTAQIPC; encoded by the exons atGTGCTGCGGAGGACAAGACGGAGATTGCAGGCCGCTGGGCTTCCTACTGGGCCTGCCCTTCGCCTTCCTTGCTTGTCTCATCTCCCTCGTCGGCATCATTGTCTGGATCGTCGG GTTGTTGTTGACATGTATATGCCCGTGTTGTCTGTGCGTTACGGTCATCGTTGAGTTGGCCTTGGAGCTCATCAAAGCCCCCATTCACGTCATCGAGTGGTTCACTGCTCAGATCCCCTGTTAA